One window of Amaranthus tricolor cultivar Red isolate AtriRed21 chromosome 13, ASM2621246v1, whole genome shotgun sequence genomic DNA carries:
- the LOC130797612 gene encoding germin-like protein subfamily T member 2, which translates to MAAILFLVVLLLAPFLSHASDPDPLMDFCIAEPDSSPSFASFPCKPASNVTSEDFFFNGFMNEGDTSSSPYRSKVTPGNVLTFPGLNTLGISMNRVDLAINGMNPPHSHPRSSEVGVVISGKVLVGFVTTGNVYYSKVLIPGQMFVIPRGLVHFQKNVGETKALVFTAFNSQNPGVVILATTLFATKPPIPDDVLSQNFQVDSNVIHEIESKFG; encoded by the coding sequence ATGGCTGCCATACTCTTCCTTGTAGTTCTCTTGCTTGCTCCTTTCCTTTCCCATGCTTCTGATCCCGACCCCTTGATGGACTTCTGCATAGCAGAACCCGATTCCTCTCCCTCGTTTGCGAGCTTTCCTTGCAAGCCCGCCTCAAACGTGACCTCAgaagatttcttcttcaacgGGTTTATGAATGAGGGTGATACATCTTCGAGCCCATATAGATCAAAGGTCACACCTGGGAATGTTCTCACATTTCCGGGCCTAAACACTCTTGGAATTTCAATGAACAGGGTCGATCTTGCCATTAATGGTATGAACCCGCCTCACTCCCATCCACGCTCAAGTGAGGTTGGAGTAGTGATCTCAGGGAAAGTTTTGGTCGGGTTTGTGACAACGGGCAATGTGTACTACTCCAAGGTGTTAATTCCTGGGCAGATGTTTGTGATCCCAAGGGGATTGGTTCATTTTCAGAAGAATGTTGGAGAAACTAAAGCTCTTGTTTTCACAGCTTTCAATAGTCAGAATCCAGGAGTAGTGATTTTAGCCACAACTCTGTTTGCTACAAAGCCTCCAATTCCTGATGATGTTTTGAGCCAAAATTTCCAAGTGGATTCTAATGTTATCCATGAAATAGAATCCAAATTTGGATAA
- the LOC130797610 gene encoding transcription factor bHLH79-like isoform X1 encodes MDPPLINEGSFTTANPSLSEIWPFSNGGNSENGGMLGLRMGSGSGFVNGLIDGLLSNGLVGTMNRDGSIEESTVTEQSGSLGGGGRKRRENVSEDESSKLVSTTSSGNEMQKDSNAKRIKTSDSQDENGSSKAAGEASSAGGNKSADKPSEPPKDYIHVRARRGQATDSHSLAERARREKISERMKILQDLVPGCNKVIGKALVLDEIINYIQSLQRQVEFLSMKLEAVNSGMVPSINGFQSKDVNQLGVPSFDPNGLIFNTHATREFTTAGGPQSEWLHMQLGGNFERTS; translated from the exons ATGGATCCTCCATTGATAAATGAAGGTTCATTTACAACAGCAAACCCTTCATTATCTGAGATTTGGCCTTTTAGTAATGGTGGAAATTCTGAAAATGGAGGAATGTTGGGGCTTAGAATGGGAAGTGGTAGTGGATTTGTGAATGGTTTGATTGATGGGTTATTGAGTAATGGTCTTGTTGGGACAATGAATAGAGATGGGTCAATTGAGGAATCAACTGTTACTGAGCAAAGTGGAAGTCTTGGTGGTGGTGGGAGGAAGAGGAGGGAGAATGTCTCAGAAGATGAGTCTTCAAAGCTTGTTTCTACTACTAGTAGTGGAAATGAAatg CAGAAGGATTCAAATGCTAAACGCATCAAAACATCAGATTCTCAGGATGAAAATGGCAGTTCGAAGGCTGCAGGTGAAGCGAGTTCAGCCGGTGGTAACAAATCTGCTGACAAACCATCAGAGCCACCTAAAGACTACATCCATGTCAGAGCAAGAAGGGGACAAGCTACCGATAGCCATAGTCTGGCTGAGAGA GCCAGGAGAGAAAAGATAAGCGAGAGAATGAAAATTTTACAAGATTTGGTCCCTGGATGTAACAAG GTTATTGGAAAAGCTTTAGTCCTCGACGAAATAATCAACTATATACAATCTTTACAACGACAAGTTGAG TTCTTATCTATGAAGCTTGAAGCGGTCAATTCCGGGATGGTTCCCTCTATTAATGGATTCCAATCAAAAGAT GTGAATCAGCTCGGGGTTCCATCCTTCGATCCAAATGGTTTAATTTTCAACACGCATGCTACGAGAGAATTCACAACAGCTGGAGGGCCGCAATCGGAGTGGTTACATATGCAATTAGGCGGAAATTTTGAACGAACATCATGA
- the LOC130797610 gene encoding transcription factor bHLH79-like isoform X2 produces MDPPLINEGSFTTANPSLSEIWPFSNGGNSENGGMLGLRMGSGSGFVNGLIDGLLSNGLVGTMNRDGSIEESTVTEQSGSLGGGGRKRRENVSEDESSKLVSTTSSGNEMKDSNAKRIKTSDSQDENGSSKAAGEASSAGGNKSADKPSEPPKDYIHVRARRGQATDSHSLAERARREKISERMKILQDLVPGCNKVIGKALVLDEIINYIQSLQRQVEFLSMKLEAVNSGMVPSINGFQSKDVNQLGVPSFDPNGLIFNTHATREFTTAGGPQSEWLHMQLGGNFERTS; encoded by the exons ATGGATCCTCCATTGATAAATGAAGGTTCATTTACAACAGCAAACCCTTCATTATCTGAGATTTGGCCTTTTAGTAATGGTGGAAATTCTGAAAATGGAGGAATGTTGGGGCTTAGAATGGGAAGTGGTAGTGGATTTGTGAATGGTTTGATTGATGGGTTATTGAGTAATGGTCTTGTTGGGACAATGAATAGAGATGGGTCAATTGAGGAATCAACTGTTACTGAGCAAAGTGGAAGTCTTGGTGGTGGTGGGAGGAAGAGGAGGGAGAATGTCTCAGAAGATGAGTCTTCAAAGCTTGTTTCTACTACTAGTAGTGGAAATGAAatg AAGGATTCAAATGCTAAACGCATCAAAACATCAGATTCTCAGGATGAAAATGGCAGTTCGAAGGCTGCAGGTGAAGCGAGTTCAGCCGGTGGTAACAAATCTGCTGACAAACCATCAGAGCCACCTAAAGACTACATCCATGTCAGAGCAAGAAGGGGACAAGCTACCGATAGCCATAGTCTGGCTGAGAGA GCCAGGAGAGAAAAGATAAGCGAGAGAATGAAAATTTTACAAGATTTGGTCCCTGGATGTAACAAG GTTATTGGAAAAGCTTTAGTCCTCGACGAAATAATCAACTATATACAATCTTTACAACGACAAGTTGAG TTCTTATCTATGAAGCTTGAAGCGGTCAATTCCGGGATGGTTCCCTCTATTAATGGATTCCAATCAAAAGAT GTGAATCAGCTCGGGGTTCCATCCTTCGATCCAAATGGTTTAATTTTCAACACGCATGCTACGAGAGAATTCACAACAGCTGGAGGGCCGCAATCGGAGTGGTTACATATGCAATTAGGCGGAAATTTTGAACGAACATCATGA